From a region of the Panicum virgatum strain AP13 chromosome 2K, P.virgatum_v5, whole genome shotgun sequence genome:
- the LOC120664054 gene encoding uncharacterized protein LOC120664054, whose product MSSLGTSKGVLEIAKFGVYVAVPVALTYLVATDSKTLKKLMGLRPYVVYPPEGPRPPPPEELRERAREIARKRQQS is encoded by the exons aTGTCGTCGCTGGGGACGTCCAAGGGGGTCCTGGAGATCGCTAAGTTCGGCGTCTACGTCGCCGTGCCCGTCGCGCTCACCTACCTCGTCGCCACCGACTCCAAGACGCTCAAGAAGCTCATGGGCCTC CGTCCGTATGTGGTTTATCCACCTGAAGGTCCACGCCCACCACCACCTGAAGAACTTCGCGAGAGGGCTCGGGAAATAGCTCGGAAGAGGCAGCAGAGCTGA
- the LOC120695872 gene encoding regulatory protein opaque-2-like, translating into MDHVISMEEILDPFWDLPPPEKSLVTGDGVIDGVVTNGDGGCGNTVDQSSSEWSFERLLEEELLADASAVENSSSGSALHAEPVVEVDHAVMAPMEISGLGNAMEYNTILKRKLEEDLATVAMWRASSVVPPARSQGSTNYIGGNRNPVENKSTSGEEGPINRVQNAYIRARFAATCSSSREPSPSDEDDMDGEVEILGFKLPTEEKVRKRKESNRESARRSRYRKAAHLKDMEDQVAHLRVENSSLLRRLAALNQKYTDATVDNRVLKADMETLRAKVKMAEDALKRVTGGMSSSQPSMPLQVPASTDASGPILDNIIDYLMSSTDATADNNFVPRTTAPAPLQAENPTSNGTSNSVMLNQIAAHHAVAVELLHNRLGAMPTSSDSTSPESVPSGVDESMSMDASMH; encoded by the exons ATGGATCATGTCATCTCAATGGAGGAGATCCTTGACCCCTTTTGGGATCTACCACCACCGGAGAAATCTCTGGTGACCGGCGACGGCGTCATAGATGGCGTTGTTACTAATGGTGATGGCGGGTGTGGCAACACGGTCGATCAGAGCTCCTCAGAGTGGAGCTTTGAGAGGTTACTAGAAGAGGAGCTTCTAGCTGATGCATCAGCAGTGGAGAACTCTAGCAGTGGCTCAGCCCTTCATGCTGAACCAGTGGTGGAGGTGGACCATGCAGTGATGGCGCCTATGGAGATTAGCGGATTAGGCAACGCCATGGAGTACAACACCATCCTGAAGCGGAAGTTGGAGGAGGACCTCGCCACCGTTGCCATGTGGAGG GCTTCTAGTGTTGTACCTCCAGCACGTTCTCAAGGTTCAACCAATTACATTGGAG GTAACAGGAATCCTGTGGAGAACAAGTCCACCAGTGGTGAAGAAGGCCCAATAAATCGTGTTCAAAATGCATATATTCGTGCAAGGTTTGCTGCTACTTGCTCTTCCTCAAGGGAGCCTTCACCATCAGATGAAGATGATATGGATGGAGAAGTAGAGATACTGGGATTTAAGTTGCCTACTGAAGAGAAAGTGAGGAAAAG AAAGGAATCCAATCGAGAATCAGCCAGGCGCTCAAGATATAGAAAGGCAGCTCACTTGAAGGACATGGAGGACCAG GTTGCACACTTAAGAGTTGAAAACTCTTCTTTGCTGAGGCGCCTTGCTGCTTTGAACCAGAAGTATACTGATGCCACTGTTGACAATAGGGTGCTGAAGGCTGACATGGAGACCCTAAGAGCTAAG GTGAAGATGGCAGAGGATGCCCTGAAGAGGGTCACAGGGGGGATGAGCTCATCACAACCCTCCATGCCCCTTCAGGTGCCGGCTAGCACTGACGCTTCAGGCCCTATCCTTGACAACATCATTGACTACCTGATGAGCTCAACAGATGCCACGGCTGACAACAACTTCGTGCCGAGGACGACGGCCCCTGCGCCATTGCAAGCTGAGAACCCAACCAGCAATGGAACTTCCAACAGCGTGATGCTGAACCAGATTGCGGCGCATCACGCGGTAGCCGTCGAGCTTCTCCATAACAGGTTGGGTGCCATGCCGACCTCCTCCGACAGTACATCGCCAGAATCTGTGCCGTCTGGTGTGGACGAGTCCATGAGCATGGATGCTAGTATGCATTAG